From the Chryseobacterium viscerum genome, one window contains:
- a CDS encoding LolA family protein has translation MIKNIAFGAFLLVSGFFFAQNTAMSGAEAKAFVSKVSSDTKEIKTLQSDFTQTKKMDFLDKSIVTYGKMSLQTPNMLSWKYTKPYQYNIVFKSNKIFINDQGKKSSVDAKSKTFEKINKLIVGSSNGTMFNDPEFTVTYFKNGNYNVAKFIPKTSQLLKYIKQIELFFPKNQSTVSQVNMTEASGDTTNIVFKNTRINASIPASEFTL, from the coding sequence ATGATTAAAAACATTGCTTTCGGAGCATTCTTACTGGTTTCCGGTTTCTTTTTTGCACAAAACACTGCAATGTCGGGAGCTGAAGCCAAAGCATTTGTATCGAAGGTTTCTTCAGATACGAAAGAGATTAAAACCTTGCAGAGTGATTTTACCCAGACCAAAAAAATGGACTTCCTGGATAAAAGCATCGTTACCTATGGGAAGATGTCATTACAAACTCCTAATATGCTGAGCTGGAAATACACAAAACCTTATCAATACAACATTGTTTTTAAAAGCAATAAGATCTTCATCAATGACCAGGGGAAAAAATCATCTGTAGATGCCAAGAGCAAAACATTTGAAAAAATTAACAAACTGATTGTGGGAAGCTCAAACGGAACGATGTTTAATGATCCTGAATTTACAGTAACGTATTTTAAGAATGGAAATTACAATGTGGCGAAATTTATTCCCAAGACATCACAGCTCTTAAAATACATCAAACAGATCGAGCTGTTTTTCCCAAAGAACCAGTCAACGGTTTCTCAGGTGAATATGACTGAGGCTTCCGGAGATACTACGAATATTGTTTTCAAAAATACAAGAATCAATGCTTCAATTCCTGCGTCAGAGTTTACTTTATAG
- a CDS encoding PorT family protein, producing MKKIFFLLFALFTCLSFAQVTFNPGIRVGANISHISDGPAYESFYYNDNQGYHYGANAYDIKSKVDFYIGFQANIRFAKFYALQPEIYYTRQGARFESQNPAVSSKTVTLSYVGGAVVNKFYFEKFNIHFGPTLELLTDHKNIDSPIGGDLGLLFGAGYDITKNIGVEARIKKGFVHINNDNTNVTFQTGVYYTFNLKK from the coding sequence ATGAAAAAAATATTTTTCTTACTTTTTGCACTTTTCACTTGTTTATCTTTTGCCCAGGTAACGTTCAATCCGGGAATCAGAGTGGGTGCAAATATTTCACATATATCTGACGGACCTGCCTATGAGTCCTTTTATTATAATGATAATCAGGGATATCACTATGGAGCCAATGCCTATGATATTAAATCAAAAGTAGATTTCTACATAGGTTTCCAGGCCAATATTCGGTTTGCAAAGTTCTACGCTCTTCAGCCGGAAATTTATTATACCCGTCAGGGAGCAAGATTTGAAAGCCAAAATCCTGCTGTTTCTTCAAAAACAGTAACTCTTTCTTATGTGGGAGGAGCAGTAGTGAATAAATTCTATTTTGAAAAATTTAATATTCATTTTGGTCCGACTTTGGAACTTCTGACAGATCATAAAAATATCGACTCTCCTATTGGTGGAGATTTGGGGTTGTTATTTGGAGCCGGTTATGACATTACAAAAAATATAGGCGTTGAGGCCCGAATTAAAAAAGGTTTTGTACATATTAATAATGACAATACCAACGTAACATTCCAGACGGGAGTGTATTATACATTTAATCTTAAAAAATAA
- a CDS encoding 3-hydroxyacyl-ACP dehydratase, translating into MQTILTDFYTLTSYEKAEDGKFIAHIHLNKDHDIFKGHFPGNPVTPGVCMMQIIKELTEEFTGSKLFLKTASNVKFMAIINPFETPDLQLQLDINESEDEVKVKNTTSFGETIALKLSVSYKKLSS; encoded by the coding sequence ATGCAAACCATTCTTACAGATTTTTATACTTTAACATCGTATGAGAAGGCAGAAGACGGAAAGTTTATTGCTCATATTCATCTTAATAAAGACCACGATATTTTCAAAGGACACTTCCCTGGAAATCCGGTAACTCCCGGTGTTTGTATGATGCAGATCATTAAAGAACTGACTGAGGAATTTACAGGTTCAAAATTATTCTTAAAAACAGCATCCAATGTAAAATTCATGGCCATTATCAATCCTTTTGAGACCCCTGACTTACAACTTCAACTGGATATTAACGAAAGTGAAGATGAGGTGAAAGTAAAAAATACAACATCTTTTGGCGAGACTATTGCATTAAAACTGTCTGTAAGCTATAAAAAATTATCGTCATGA
- a CDS encoding DUF2062 domain-containing protein translates to MFLAEVQNAISEKKICVLIPTYNNEKTLNRVIDGVLNYTGSIIVINDGSTDSTLQILAQYPQITVISLPENKGKGNGLKTGFRAAKKSGYDYAITIDSDGQHYPDDIPVFVEALLQEKEEVLLIGNRNMSQDGIPKKSSFGNRFSNFWFWFETGIKLEDTQSGYRLYPLHKIPKKYFTPKFEFEIEIIVRTAWKNVPVKNVPIKVLYDPAERVSHFRPFKDFTRISILNTILVTITLFYIIPRNFLNNFKKKSFKKFIQEDVLESDGSNRTKAFSIALGVFIGLSPFWGFQTLLVISLSVLFKLNKVLAFVASNVSLPPFIPFIIAASLFLGAPFVSGDSDILSQDLNFELIKNNLLQYIIGSFILSTTLSAIAGATVFFFLNKVSPENN, encoded by the coding sequence ATGTTCCTTGCTGAAGTACAAAATGCAATTTCTGAAAAGAAGATATGCGTTTTAATACCTACCTACAATAATGAAAAGACCCTGAATAGGGTTATTGACGGTGTTCTCAACTACACCGGAAGTATTATTGTGATCAATGATGGCTCCACGGATTCCACTCTTCAGATACTTGCCCAATATCCTCAGATTACGGTAATCTCCTTACCGGAGAACAAGGGAAAAGGAAATGGACTAAAAACAGGTTTTAGAGCAGCAAAGAAATCAGGGTATGATTATGCCATTACTATTGATTCAGACGGACAGCATTATCCGGATGATATTCCTGTATTTGTAGAGGCCCTTCTTCAGGAAAAAGAAGAAGTTCTTCTGATCGGAAACAGAAATATGTCTCAGGATGGTATTCCTAAGAAAAGCAGTTTTGGAAACCGTTTTTCCAATTTCTGGTTCTGGTTTGAAACCGGTATAAAACTGGAAGATACGCAGTCCGGTTACAGGCTTTATCCTTTACATAAAATTCCAAAGAAATATTTTACCCCTAAGTTTGAATTTGAAATCGAAATCATTGTAAGAACTGCATGGAAAAATGTTCCGGTAAAAAATGTTCCGATCAAGGTTTTGTATGATCCGGCAGAACGGGTTTCACACTTCAGGCCTTTCAAAGATTTTACGAGAATCAGTATTTTGAATACAATTCTGGTAACCATTACGTTGTTTTATATTATTCCGAGAAATTTTCTGAATAATTTCAAAAAAAAAAGCTTTAAAAAATTCATACAGGAAGACGTCTTAGAAAGTGACGGAAGCAACCGTACAAAAGCATTTTCTATAGCACTGGGAGTCTTTATAGGACTTTCTCCTTTCTGGGGATTTCAGACACTTCTGGTCATCAGTTTATCTGTACTTTTCAAACTTAATAAAGTACTTGCATTTGTAGCTTCCAATGTGAGCCTTCCTCCTTTTATTCCTTTTATTATTGCAGCTTCTCTTTTTCTTGGAGCACCATTTGTAAGTGGTGACAGCGATATTTTAAGCCAGGATTTAAATTTTGAACTGATTAAAAACAACCTTCTTCAATATATCATTGGCAGTTTTATCTTAAGCACTACGCTTTCTGCTATTGCAGGGGCAACTGTTTTTTTCTTTCTGAATAAAGTAAGTCCGGAAAATAATTAA
- a CDS encoding DUF3887 domain-containing protein — MKKLLTLFFTASALLFFSQDRKEIGNTFIKALLVDKNAEKAHSYFDPSVAGQIPVDQLKAITEQLQGQIGSLKIILEVNNEGNIYYYYSEFEKTKLDVQLTFGENNKILGFFLVPHKPFEKPDEKTTLKIKSDAIELNGTLLIPSSNDKKRLVIFVHGSGAHDRDETIGENKPFKDIAEYLLNNGIASYRYDKRTYSYPETFNEKSTVEEETVNDAVNAALYFKNNVDYKGYQIIILGHSQGAYMMPKIAEKAQVSKYVFMAGNTRPLQDLLVEQYDYLHAIDPAKVPAEAVQEVKKQVAFLNSSKFTLDSPSSDLPLGQSAAYWNYLKKYNQLNEVKKVKAPMFFAQGGRDYQVTEKDFSLWKETLKNDKTTVFKFYPTLSHLFISGTGKPSPKDYETKGKVDEQFLKDLTQFILK; from the coding sequence ATGAAAAAACTTTTAACCTTATTCTTTACCGCATCTGCTCTTTTATTCTTTTCTCAGGATAGAAAAGAGATCGGAAATACTTTCATTAAAGCTTTGCTTGTAGATAAAAATGCAGAAAAAGCACATTCTTATTTCGACCCTTCCGTAGCAGGACAAATTCCGGTGGATCAGCTTAAAGCTATTACAGAACAGCTTCAGGGGCAGATTGGGAGTTTGAAAATAATTCTTGAAGTGAACAATGAGGGAAATATTTACTATTATTATTCAGAATTTGAAAAGACTAAACTGGATGTTCAGCTTACCTTTGGAGAGAATAATAAAATACTCGGCTTCTTTTTAGTCCCTCATAAACCATTTGAAAAGCCGGATGAGAAGACCACATTGAAAATAAAAAGTGATGCAATTGAACTGAATGGAACACTATTAATTCCTTCTTCCAATGATAAAAAGAGATTAGTTATTTTTGTTCATGGCTCAGGAGCTCATGACAGAGACGAAACCATTGGAGAAAACAAACCGTTTAAAGATATTGCGGAATATCTTCTCAACAACGGAATTGCTTCTTACCGATATGATAAAAGAACCTATTCCTACCCTGAGACATTTAATGAAAAATCTACTGTAGAAGAGGAGACGGTCAATGATGCCGTAAACGCAGCTCTTTATTTTAAAAATAATGTTGATTATAAAGGATATCAGATTATCATTCTTGGGCATAGCCAGGGAGCGTATATGATGCCAAAAATTGCAGAAAAAGCTCAGGTTTCAAAATATGTTTTTATGGCCGGGAATACGAGACCATTACAGGATTTATTAGTGGAACAGTATGATTATCTTCATGCTATAGATCCAGCTAAAGTTCCAGCTGAGGCTGTACAGGAAGTAAAAAAGCAGGTAGCATTTTTAAACTCGTCCAAATTTACTCTGGATTCTCCGTCATCGGATCTTCCTTTAGGACAGTCTGCGGCCTATTGGAACTATTTAAAAAAATATAATCAGCTTAATGAGGTTAAAAAAGTAAAAGCTCCCATGTTTTTTGCACAAGGGGGAAGAGATTATCAGGTAACGGAGAAAGATTTCAGCCTTTGGAAAGAAACATTGAAAAATGATAAAACAACAGTTTTTAAGTTTTATCCTACATTAAGTCACTTATTTATTTCCGGCACCGGCAAACCATCTCCAAAAGATTATGAAACAAAAGGAAAAGTGGATGAACAGTTTTTAAAAGATCTGACACAGTTTATTCTGAAATAA